In one Streptomyces sp. T12 genomic region, the following are encoded:
- a CDS encoding serine/threonine-protein kinase translates to MLIAGRYRLSESIGRGGMGEVWRAYDETLARPVAVKLLLPQDSDPTATSRFRLEAQTAARIAHPNVVGVRDFGEHDNRLFLVMELVSGDSLARVASQFGALPVERVARIAAQAAAGLAAAHRQGIVHRDIKPGNLLLDADGTLKIGDFGIARFLDDPGAALTATGQIVGTSLYLAPERALGKPAGPASDVYALGCVLYQLLTGRPPFHADTAVAILHQHLDAAPVPPRELGVPGLPPAFENYLLGLLAKDPEHRPTAQQAADWFAGGAWQGRPEPLPDATSPSRQRAAAPASAAGAQQVGEASTPTTYMLPSAQGTASVGGSRSRSRSRPRPRSRFGTRRVTATVAGAVLFVAAMLLGMLWFSPDNTASEGTKSEAPPSPSASASTLPLESSPSPTASPVPVAQTSAVQEAQDEAKREQERWGQEEREQKLRDQETKDLQKQREAQQDDDGDDSGEDD, encoded by the coding sequence GTGCTGATAGCGGGCCGCTACCGGCTGAGCGAGTCGATCGGGCGCGGTGGGATGGGGGAGGTCTGGCGGGCGTACGACGAGACGCTCGCCCGGCCCGTGGCCGTCAAGCTCCTGCTGCCCCAGGACTCCGACCCCACCGCAACCTCCCGGTTCCGGCTGGAGGCGCAGACCGCTGCGCGGATCGCCCACCCGAACGTGGTCGGCGTCCGGGACTTCGGCGAGCACGACAACCGGCTCTTCCTGGTGATGGAGCTGGTCTCGGGCGACAGCCTCGCCCGAGTGGCGTCGCAGTTCGGCGCGCTGCCCGTCGAGCGCGTGGCACGTATCGCCGCCCAGGCCGCCGCGGGTCTTGCCGCCGCGCACCGGCAGGGCATCGTCCACCGGGACATCAAGCCCGGCAATCTGCTCCTGGACGCCGACGGCACCCTCAAGATCGGTGACTTCGGCATCGCCCGCTTCCTGGACGACCCCGGCGCCGCGCTGACCGCCACCGGGCAGATCGTCGGCACGAGCCTCTACCTCGCCCCCGAGCGCGCCCTGGGAAAGCCGGCGGGCCCGGCCTCCGACGTCTACGCGCTGGGCTGTGTGCTCTACCAGCTCCTCACCGGCCGCCCGCCGTTCCACGCGGACACCGCGGTCGCCATCCTGCACCAGCACCTCGACGCCGCCCCCGTGCCGCCCCGCGAGCTGGGCGTCCCCGGCCTCCCGCCCGCCTTCGAGAACTACCTCCTCGGCCTGCTCGCCAAGGACCCCGAGCACCGGCCGACGGCCCAGCAGGCCGCCGACTGGTTCGCCGGCGGCGCCTGGCAGGGACGCCCCGAGCCGTTGCCCGACGCGACGTCACCGTCCCGGCAGCGCGCGGCCGCCCCGGCGTCCGCCGCCGGGGCACAGCAGGTGGGGGAGGCCAGCACGCCGACCACGTACATGCTGCCGTCCGCCCAGGGAACGGCGTCCGTCGGCGGATCCCGATCCCGATCCCGGTCCCGCCCCCGACCGCGGTCCCGGTTCGGGACCCGGCGCGTGACCGCCACCGTGGCCGGAGCGGTGCTCTTCGTGGCCGCGATGCTCCTCGGCATGCTGTGGTTCTCCCCCGACAACACCGCGTCGGAGGGGACGAAGTCCGAGGCACCGCCCAGCCCGAGCGCCTCCGCATCCACCCTCCCCCTGGAATCGAGCCCGTCTCCGACCGCCTCCCCGGTCCCGGTGGCGCAGACCAGCGCCGTTCAGGAAGCACAGGACGAGGCGAAGCGGGAGCAGGAGAGGTGGGGGCAGGAGGAACGCGAACAGAAATTGCGCGATCAGGAGACGAAGGACCTGCAGAAGCAGCGCGAGGCGCAACAGGACGACGACGGCGACGACAGCGGCGAGGACGACTGA
- a CDS encoding TetR/AcrR family transcriptional regulator: MGGVSTVGDRVDRADRVPKQDRSRATRQRLLEAAVACLAEHGWAGSTVSVVAERAGVSRGAAQHHFPTREDLFTAAVEYVAEERSTALRALFPEGAAGDRRAVVSALVDLYTGPLFRAALHLWVAASNEEQLRPRVTELEARVGRETHRIAVDLLGADESRPGVRETVQGLLDMARGLGLANLLTDDTGRRERVVAQWAALLEEALG; the protein is encoded by the coding sequence ATGGGTGGTGTGAGCACAGTCGGCGACCGCGTGGACCGCGCGGACCGCGTGCCCAAGCAGGACCGCAGCCGCGCCACCCGACAGCGGCTCCTGGAAGCCGCCGTGGCCTGCCTCGCCGAGCACGGCTGGGCGGGCTCCACGGTCTCCGTCGTCGCCGAACGCGCCGGAGTCTCCCGCGGCGCCGCCCAGCACCACTTCCCGACCCGCGAGGACCTCTTCACCGCCGCGGTCGAGTACGTCGCCGAGGAACGTTCGACGGCACTGCGGGCCCTGTTCCCCGAGGGCGCGGCGGGCGACCGCCGGGCGGTGGTGTCGGCATTGGTCGACCTCTACACCGGCCCGCTGTTCCGCGCGGCCCTGCACCTGTGGGTGGCCGCGTCCAACGAGGAACAGCTACGGCCGAGGGTCACCGAACTGGAGGCCCGCGTGGGCCGCGAGACCCACCGGATCGCGGTGGACCTGCTGGGCGCCGACGAGTCCAGGCCGGGCGTGCGGGAGACGGTCCAGGGCCTGCTGGACATGGCCCGCGGCCTGGGACTGGCGAACCTCCTCACCGACGACACGGGGCGTCGGGAACGGGTGGTGGCGCAGTGGGCGGCGCTGCTGGAGGAGGCGTTGGGCTGA
- a CDS encoding enoyl-CoA hydratase family protein yields MTLIGRTRARAVQTLTLDSPDNRNALSAALVGELTDALTDCAKDADVRAIVLTHTGNTFCAGADLRDPPPPDALVALLRQVVELPKPVVARVTGHVRAGGLGLLAACDISAASREATFAFTEVRIGVAPAVISLPLLPRTDPRALARYYLTGERFTAPEAARMGLLTAEGEDVDETLAPVLDGLRRASPQALAETKALLTTKVLETFDRDAADLTALSARLFSSAQAREGMTAFLERRDPEWVV; encoded by the coding sequence ATGACACTGATCGGCCGTACACGCGCGCGTGCCGTGCAGACCCTCACCCTGGACTCCCCGGACAACCGCAACGCGCTCTCGGCGGCGCTGGTGGGCGAGCTGACCGACGCGCTGACGGACTGCGCCAAGGACGCCGACGTACGCGCGATCGTCCTCACCCACACCGGCAACACGTTCTGCGCGGGCGCCGACCTGCGCGACCCCCCGCCCCCGGACGCACTGGTGGCGCTGCTCCGGCAGGTCGTGGAACTGCCCAAACCGGTGGTGGCCCGCGTCACCGGCCATGTACGCGCGGGCGGACTGGGCCTGCTCGCGGCCTGCGACATATCGGCGGCGTCGCGGGAGGCCACGTTCGCCTTCACAGAGGTCCGCATCGGAGTCGCCCCCGCGGTGATCTCCCTCCCGCTCCTGCCCCGCACCGACCCCCGCGCCCTCGCCCGCTACTACCTCACCGGCGAACGCTTCACCGCACCCGAGGCCGCCCGCATGGGCCTGCTCACGGCGGAGGGCGAGGACGTCGACGAGACCCTCGCCCCCGTCCTGGACGGCCTGCGCCGCGCCTCCCCCCAGGCCCTGGCCGAGACGAAGGCGCTGCTCACGACTAAGGTGCTGGAAACCTTCGACCGGGACGCGGCCGACCTGACCGCGCTCTCGGCCCGGCTGTTCTCCTCCGCGCAGGCCCGCGAGGGAATGACGGCCTTCCTCGAAAGACGGGATCCCGAATGGGTGGTGTGA
- a CDS encoding 4-coumarate--CoA ligase family protein yields MFRSEYADVPAVELPIHEAVLGRAAAFGDAPALIDGTDGTTLTYEQLDRFHRRIAAGLAEAGVRKGDILALHSPNTVAFPTAFYAATRAGASVTTVHPLATPEEFAKQLKDSAARWIVTVSPLLEAARRAAELAGGVREIFVCDSAPGHRSLIDMLASAAPEPQTGIDPATDVAALPYSSGTTGIPKGVMLTHRQIATNLAQLEPVIPAGPGDRILAVLPFFHIYGLTALMNAPLRLGATVVVLPRFELETFLAAIQNHRITGLYVAPPIVLALAKHPLVAQYDLSSLKYIVSAAAPLDAKLATACSQRLGLPPVGQAYGMTELSPGTHVVPLAAMHDAPAGTVGRLIAGTEMRIVSLDDPDKDLGIGESGEILIRGPQVMKGYLGRPDATAAMIDPDGWLHTGDVGHVDADGWLFVVDRVKELIKYKGFQVAPAELEALLLTHPGIADAAVIGVYNDDGNEVPHAYVVRQPAATDLSEGEVMMYVAERVAPYKRVRQVTFIDGVPRAASGKILRRELRALREAT; encoded by the coding sequence GTGTTCCGCAGCGAGTACGCAGACGTCCCGGCCGTAGAACTCCCCATCCACGAAGCCGTACTGGGCCGGGCCGCCGCCTTCGGTGACGCACCCGCGCTCATCGACGGCACGGACGGCACCACCCTCACGTACGAACAGCTCGACCGCTTCCACCGGCGTATCGCCGCCGGCCTCGCCGAGGCGGGCGTCCGCAAGGGAGACATCCTCGCCCTGCACAGCCCCAACACCGTCGCCTTCCCGACCGCCTTCTACGCGGCCACGCGCGCGGGCGCCTCCGTCACGACCGTGCATCCGCTCGCCACGCCCGAGGAGTTCGCCAAGCAGCTGAAGGACTCGGCGGCCCGGTGGATCGTCACCGTCTCGCCGCTGCTGGAGGCGGCACGCCGGGCCGCCGAACTCGCGGGCGGGGTCCGGGAGATCTTCGTCTGCGACAGCGCACCAGGACATCGCTCACTCATCGACATGCTGGCGTCCGCGGCCCCCGAACCGCAGACCGGCATCGACCCCGCGACGGACGTCGCGGCCCTGCCGTACTCGTCGGGCACCACCGGCATACCCAAGGGTGTGATGCTCACCCACCGCCAGATCGCCACCAACCTCGCCCAGCTCGAACCCGTCATCCCGGCCGGCCCCGGCGACCGCATCCTCGCCGTGCTGCCCTTCTTCCACATCTACGGCCTGACGGCCCTGATGAACGCGCCCCTGAGGCTGGGCGCGACGGTCGTCGTCCTGCCCCGCTTCGAGCTGGAGACCTTCCTCGCGGCGATCCAGAACCACCGCATCACCGGCCTGTACGTGGCCCCGCCGATCGTCCTCGCCCTCGCCAAGCACCCGCTGGTCGCGCAGTACGACCTGTCGTCCCTGAAGTACATCGTCAGCGCCGCAGCCCCCCTGGACGCGAAGCTCGCCACCGCCTGCTCGCAGCGCCTTGGCCTGCCGCCGGTCGGCCAGGCGTACGGCATGACGGAACTGTCCCCCGGCACCCACGTCGTCCCCCTGGCCGCCATGCACGACGCGCCCGCCGGAACCGTCGGCAGGCTCATCGCCGGCACCGAGATGCGCATCGTCTCCCTCGACGACCCCGACAAGGACCTCGGCATCGGCGAGTCCGGCGAGATCCTCATCCGCGGCCCCCAGGTGATGAAGGGCTACCTCGGCCGCCCCGACGCCACCGCCGCGATGATCGACCCCGACGGCTGGCTGCACACCGGCGACGTCGGCCATGTCGACGCCGACGGCTGGCTGTTCGTCGTCGACCGCGTCAAGGAACTCATCAAGTACAAGGGCTTCCAGGTGGCACCCGCCGAACTGGAGGCACTCCTGCTCACCCACCCCGGCATCGCGGACGCGGCCGTGATCGGCGTCTACAACGACGACGGCAACGAAGTCCCGCACGCGTACGTGGTCCGCCAGCCGGCCGCCACCGACCTCTCCGAAGGAGAGGTCATGATGTACGTCGCCGAACGCGTCGCCCCCTACAAGCGCGTCCGCCAGGTCACCTTCATCGACGGCGTCCCGCGGGCCGCCTCCGGCAAGATCCTGCGCCGCGAACTGCGGGCACTGAGGGAGGCCACATGA
- a CDS encoding acyl-CoA dehydrogenase family protein: MSAIIETDEHKALRAAVAQLGKRYGRDYITRIVSEGRHPEELWSEAAKLGYLGVNLPEEYGGGGGGIAELSLVLEELGAAGCPLLMMVVSPAICGTVIARFGTDAQKQHWLPGLADGTRTMAFGITEPDAGSNSHRITTTARRDPDTGDWLLTGRKVFISGVDTADATLIVGRTEDARTGNLKPCLFIVPRDAEGFTRRQIDMELNAAEKQFELTLDDVRLPADALVGDEDAGLLQLFAGLNPERVMTAAFAIGMGRYALARAVEYARDRTVWKAPIGAHQAIAHPLAQAHIDLELARLMMQKAAHLYDAGDDVGAGEAANMAKYAAGEACVKAVDQAVHTLGGNGLTREFGLASLITAARVSRIAPVSREMILNYVSHQTLGLPKSY; the protein is encoded by the coding sequence GTGAGCGCCATCATCGAAACGGACGAGCACAAAGCCCTGCGTGCCGCCGTCGCCCAGCTCGGAAAGCGGTACGGACGCGACTACATCACCAGGATCGTCAGCGAGGGCCGCCACCCCGAGGAACTCTGGTCCGAGGCCGCGAAACTCGGCTACCTGGGCGTCAACCTCCCCGAGGAGTACGGAGGCGGAGGCGGCGGAATCGCAGAACTCTCCCTCGTCCTCGAAGAACTCGGCGCGGCAGGCTGCCCCCTCCTCATGATGGTCGTCTCCCCGGCGATCTGCGGCACAGTGATCGCCCGCTTCGGCACCGACGCCCAGAAGCAGCACTGGCTCCCCGGCCTCGCCGACGGCACCCGCACCATGGCCTTCGGCATCACCGAACCCGACGCCGGCTCCAACAGCCACCGCATCACCACCACGGCCCGCCGCGACCCGGACACCGGCGACTGGCTGCTCACCGGCCGCAAGGTCTTCATCTCCGGCGTCGACACAGCCGACGCCACCCTCATAGTCGGCCGCACCGAAGACGCCCGCACCGGCAACCTCAAGCCCTGCCTGTTCATCGTCCCGCGCGACGCCGAAGGCTTCACGCGCCGCCAGATCGACATGGAACTCAACGCCGCCGAGAAGCAGTTCGAGCTGACCCTCGACGACGTACGACTGCCCGCAGACGCCCTGGTCGGTGACGAGGACGCGGGCCTCCTCCAGCTCTTCGCCGGCCTCAACCCCGAACGCGTCATGACGGCCGCCTTCGCGATCGGCATGGGACGCTACGCCCTCGCGCGTGCCGTCGAGTACGCGCGCGACCGCACCGTCTGGAAGGCCCCCATCGGCGCCCACCAGGCCATCGCCCACCCCCTTGCCCAGGCACACATCGACCTCGAACTGGCCCGCCTGATGATGCAGAAGGCCGCCCACCTGTACGACGCCGGAGACGACGTGGGCGCAGGCGAGGCCGCCAACATGGCGAAGTACGCGGCCGGGGAGGCCTGCGTGAAGGCGGTCGACCAGGCCGTGCACACCCTCGGCGGCAACGGCCTCACCCGCGAATTCGGACTGGCCTCGTTGATAACCGCCGCGCGCGTGTCTCGTATTGCTCCGGTGAGCCGGGAGATGATTCTCAACTACGTCTCCCACCAGACCCTGGGCCTGCCCAAGTCGTACTGA
- a CDS encoding biotin carboxylase N-terminal domain-containing protein: protein MITSVLVANRGEIACRIFRTCREWGIRTVAVHSDADENALHTRVADTAVRLPGAAPSATYLDGDLIVKAAVASGADAVHPGYGFLSENADFARAVLDAGLVWIGPPPEAIEAMASKTRAKQMMGLAPLGEVTEADLPVLVKAAAGGGGRGMRVVRRLEELTAALESARTEAASAFGDGEVFVEPYVENGRHVEVQILADTHGTVWALGTRDCSLQRRHQKVIEEAPAPGLSAELAEELRALSVRAARAVDYVGAGTVEFLVADGKPHFLEMNTRLQVEHPVTETVHGIDLVALQIQVAEGHALEAEPPRARGHAVEARLYAEDPAHDWAPQTGTLHRFAVPEHVRLDTGFTDGDEIGVHYDPMLAKLVAHAPTRAGAIRKLAGALEQATIHGPLTNRDLLVRSLRHEEFTTARMDTGFYDRHLTDLTEPTPDPHAPLAAALSDAHGRSRFGGWRNVPSQPQTKRYAMAGQEHEVPYRHTREGLEADGVRVVHADAREVVLEVDGVRRKFDVARYGDEIHVNATRLTALPRFPDPATQHTPGSLLAPMPGTVVRVADGLTVGAAVRAGEPLLWLEAMKMQHKIAAPVSGTLSALHAVPGRQVEVGALLAVVEEDQ, encoded by the coding sequence ATGATTACTTCTGTTCTGGTGGCGAACCGGGGCGAGATCGCCTGCCGAATCTTCCGCACCTGCCGTGAGTGGGGAATCCGGACGGTCGCCGTGCACTCGGACGCCGACGAGAACGCCCTCCACACGCGCGTGGCCGACACGGCGGTACGGCTGCCGGGGGCGGCGCCCTCCGCCACGTACCTGGACGGCGACCTGATCGTGAAGGCGGCCGTGGCCTCCGGCGCGGACGCCGTGCACCCCGGCTACGGCTTCCTCTCCGAGAACGCCGACTTCGCGCGCGCCGTCCTCGACGCGGGGCTCGTCTGGATCGGCCCGCCGCCGGAGGCGATCGAGGCGATGGCGTCCAAGACACGGGCCAAACAGATGATGGGTCTGGCCCCCCTGGGCGAGGTGACCGAGGCCGACCTGCCGGTGCTGGTGAAGGCGGCCGCGGGCGGCGGCGGGCGCGGAATGCGTGTCGTGCGCCGTCTGGAGGAGCTGACCGCCGCCCTGGAGAGCGCGCGCACCGAGGCCGCGAGCGCCTTCGGCGACGGTGAGGTGTTCGTCGAGCCGTACGTCGAGAACGGCCGCCACGTCGAGGTGCAGATCCTCGCCGACACACACGGCACGGTCTGGGCCCTCGGCACCCGCGACTGCTCCCTCCAGCGCCGCCACCAGAAGGTCATCGAGGAGGCCCCGGCGCCCGGACTGTCCGCGGAGCTCGCAGAGGAGTTGCGCGCGCTGTCCGTACGCGCCGCGCGTGCTGTGGACTACGTGGGTGCCGGCACGGTCGAGTTCCTCGTCGCCGACGGCAAGCCCCACTTCCTGGAGATGAACACCCGCCTCCAGGTCGAACACCCCGTGACGGAAACCGTGCACGGCATCGACCTGGTCGCCCTCCAGATCCAGGTGGCCGAGGGCCACGCCCTCGAAGCCGAGCCCCCACGCGCGCGTGGCCACGCCGTCGAGGCACGCCTCTACGCCGAGGACCCGGCCCACGACTGGGCCCCGCAGACCGGCACCCTGCACCGTTTCGCCGTGCCCGAGCACGTCCGGCTGGACACCGGCTTCACCGACGGCGACGAGATCGGCGTCCACTACGACCCCATGCTCGCCAAGCTCGTCGCCCACGCCCCCACGCGCGCGGGCGCGATCCGCAAGCTCGCCGGCGCCCTGGAACAGGCGACGATCCACGGCCCGCTCACCAACCGCGACCTCCTGGTCCGCTCACTGCGCCACGAGGAGTTCACGACCGCCCGCATGGACACGGGCTTCTACGACCGCCACCTGACCGACCTGACCGAGCCGACCCCCGACCCGCACGCCCCCCTGGCCGCGGCCCTGTCCGACGCCCACGGCCGCTCCCGCTTCGGCGGCTGGCGCAACGTGCCGTCCCAGCCCCAGACCAAGCGCTACGCGATGGCAGGGCAGGAGCACGAGGTCCCTTACCGGCACACGCGGGAGGGCCTTGAGGCCGACGGGGTCCGGGTCGTACACGCGGACGCCCGTGAGGTCGTACTCGAAGTGGACGGCGTACGAAGGAAGTTCGACGTCGCCAGGTACGGCGACGAGATCCACGTCAACGCCACGCGCCTCACCGCGCTGCCCCGTTTCCCGGACCCGGCCACACAGCACACCCCCGGGTCCCTCCTCGCGCCCATGCCGGGGACAGTCGTCCGCGTCGCCGACGGCCTGACCGTAGGGGCGGCCGTACGGGCCGGAGAGCCCCTGCTGTGGCTGGAGGCGATGAAGATGCAGCACAAGATCGCAGCGCCCGTCTCAGGGACGCTGAGCGCCTTGCACGCCGTGCCCGGCCGGCAGGTGGAGGTCGGCGCACTGCTAGCCGTCGTGGAGGAGGACCAGTGA